One genomic region from Arthrobacter sp. FB24 encodes:
- a CDS encoding DUF7793 family protein codes for MQEQIVRIVLPRDEHLDEQSAQLLAAGLQAPQWGSPLAVLMDVTDVASVSRAARAVFSNVSTVAAWALLGRTPVDRILAHFILGGDFKSGPASYFTSETDALKWLKETTHVH; via the coding sequence ATGCAAGAGCAGATTGTCCGGATCGTGCTTCCCCGGGACGAGCACTTGGACGAACAGTCGGCACAGCTGCTGGCTGCCGGCCTGCAGGCGCCGCAGTGGGGCTCCCCGTTGGCCGTACTGATGGATGTGACGGACGTAGCGTCGGTGAGCCGGGCGGCGAGGGCAGTCTTCAGCAATGTGAGCACCGTGGCTGCATGGGCGCTGCTGGGCCGTACGCCGGTGGACCGGATCCTGGCCCATTTCATCCTTGGCGGTGACTTCAAGTCCGGGCCCGCGAGCTACTTCACGTCCGAAACTGACGCACTCAAGTGGTTGAAGGAAACCACCCATGTTCACTGA
- a CDS encoding GTP pyrophosphokinase: MATNWDRLDAGLRESVQENVELYERVRPALKLVTREVLLTLRSMLKDTEVTPLFVTGRTKTVESFKEKISRTEKPLEPGGPPVLKFPDPFRTLNDMVGVRVITKLPAENAVVANLIKRQRQLFDCRGDREKDIGSIESGTYGYSSRHLILRTIQNEAVKDYQKVFNPDLQPNGSYFFECQIRTVFAHAWSEIEHDIRFKAEDPRAWTPHFDRQFTATAAMLETVEGAFADLHERYEEVRGYWDTDGEGAAQLTPNRIRDVWRTLLPHVDRKVDDDWGWAAELMAAHGLNQTVQLAELLSANRITEVRKALDHRYSPGPDRLLDDLLLWQYGTKHIDLTAEAPDAVPHPRRDSLLRRLKQIERYRQTKL, encoded by the coding sequence ATGGCTACCAACTGGGACCGCCTGGACGCAGGCCTGCGCGAATCCGTGCAGGAAAACGTGGAGCTCTACGAACGGGTCCGCCCTGCCCTGAAGCTGGTCACCCGGGAAGTCCTGCTCACGCTGCGCAGCATGCTCAAGGACACCGAGGTGACGCCCCTGTTTGTCACCGGCCGCACCAAAACGGTGGAGTCCTTTAAGGAAAAGATTTCCCGCACGGAGAAGCCGCTGGAACCGGGCGGGCCGCCCGTACTGAAGTTCCCCGACCCGTTCCGGACCCTCAATGACATGGTGGGCGTCCGGGTGATCACCAAGCTGCCGGCGGAGAACGCGGTGGTGGCAAACCTGATCAAACGCCAGCGCCAGCTCTTTGACTGCCGCGGCGACCGGGAGAAGGACATCGGCTCCATTGAGTCCGGAACGTACGGCTACTCCAGCCGGCACCTGATCCTGCGGACCATCCAGAACGAAGCCGTCAAGGATTACCAGAAGGTGTTCAACCCGGACCTCCAGCCCAACGGCAGCTACTTTTTCGAATGCCAGATCCGCACGGTCTTTGCCCACGCGTGGAGCGAGATCGAGCATGATATCCGCTTCAAGGCCGAGGATCCCCGCGCCTGGACTCCGCACTTTGACCGGCAGTTCACCGCCACGGCGGCAATGCTGGAAACAGTGGAGGGCGCCTTCGCGGACCTGCACGAACGCTATGAGGAAGTCCGCGGCTACTGGGACACGGACGGCGAAGGCGCTGCGCAGCTCACCCCGAACCGGATCCGTGACGTCTGGCGGACACTTCTTCCGCACGTTGACCGTAAAGTGGATGATGACTGGGGCTGGGCAGCTGAACTCATGGCCGCCCATGGCCTCAACCAGACCGTGCAGCTGGCAGAGCTCCTTAGCGCCAACCGGATCACCGAAGTCCGCAAAGCCCTGGACCACAGGTATTCCCCCGGGCCCGACCGGCTGCTGGATGACCTGCTGCTGTGGCAGTACGGCACCAAACACATCGACCTCACCGCAGAGGCGCCCGACGCCGTGCCGCACCCCCGGCGCGACAGCCTCCTGCGGCGGCTGAAGCAGATCGAGCGCTACCGCCAGACCAAGCTCTAG
- a CDS encoding DUF7793 family protein: MSGDSEVGTEAGLTLGGDGILRLTWPRGAAITAADAERAMLRVNQLCGDDRHPMLVDMATTADVSRGARAVFGRPCQASRIALLGSSPVDRVLANFFLGINAVPCPTKFFTSERDALTWLALT; this comes from the coding sequence ATGTCCGGAGACAGCGAGGTGGGCACGGAAGCGGGATTGACGCTGGGAGGCGACGGAATCCTTCGGCTGACGTGGCCGCGGGGGGCCGCGATAACGGCCGCGGATGCGGAGCGCGCCATGCTCAGGGTGAACCAGTTATGCGGCGATGACCGGCACCCCATGCTGGTGGACATGGCCACCACCGCAGACGTGTCCCGCGGCGCCCGCGCAGTGTTCGGCCGCCCGTGCCAGGCGTCCCGGATAGCCCTGTTGGGGTCCTCGCCGGTTGACCGGGTCCTGGCAAACTTCTTCCTGGGGATCAACGCGGTGCCGTGCCCCACCAAGTTCTTCACATCTGAGCGGGACGCACTGACGTGGCTTGCTCTCACATGA
- a CDS encoding MBL fold metallo-hydrolase, whose product MDVVVIETPQLGDRSYLVHDGTVGLVIDPQRDTDRVEAAAREAGVTITHVAETHLHNDYVTGGLELAKSHAATYLVNAADPVQFEREAITDGQTVRVGTLTVRAVATPGHTHTHLSFIVDDGDKQAVFSGGSLLYGSVGRTDLVAPSDTVGLTHDQYASVRRLVAEARHDAALFPTHGFGSFCSSGPATRSGSSTVGEQLTANHALTDPDEDHFVQELIANLSAYPAYYAHMGAMNAKGPGPADLAVPESVDPAELTRRLEDGEWVVDLRRRVAFASNHLKCSVSFEYGSGSNFTTYLGWVLPWDEKLTLVGSRDDVEKAIRDLSRIGIDSPDAAVGTEPGALAPDAAVDSYPRVGWDGLLAGRADGDTVLDVRRTDEFAASHVAGAVNVPVHQLLTRMDEVPAGKLWVHCGTGYRAGVAASLLQRAGRDVVHLDARFEDAGKAGVPLEKGPSA is encoded by the coding sequence ATGGACGTTGTTGTCATCGAAACCCCGCAACTGGGGGACCGAAGTTACCTGGTCCACGACGGCACGGTGGGCCTCGTCATCGACCCGCAGCGGGACACGGACCGCGTGGAGGCCGCCGCCCGCGAAGCGGGGGTGACCATCACCCACGTCGCCGAAACGCATTTGCACAACGATTACGTCACCGGCGGCCTGGAACTGGCAAAGTCCCATGCTGCGACCTACCTGGTCAACGCCGCGGACCCGGTCCAGTTCGAGCGCGAAGCCATCACCGACGGCCAGACCGTCCGCGTGGGCACGCTGACCGTCAGGGCCGTGGCCACTCCGGGCCACACCCACACGCACCTGTCATTCATCGTGGACGACGGCGACAAGCAGGCGGTCTTCTCCGGCGGCAGCCTGCTCTACGGATCAGTCGGCCGGACGGACCTCGTGGCTCCGTCCGACACCGTCGGCCTGACCCACGACCAATACGCGTCCGTGCGCCGCCTCGTGGCCGAGGCCCGGCATGACGCAGCGCTCTTCCCCACCCACGGCTTCGGGTCGTTCTGTTCGTCCGGGCCGGCCACCCGCTCCGGTTCCTCCACTGTCGGTGAGCAGCTCACCGCGAACCACGCCCTGACAGATCCGGACGAGGACCACTTCGTCCAGGAACTCATCGCCAACCTCTCCGCGTACCCGGCGTACTACGCGCACATGGGGGCCATGAACGCCAAGGGCCCGGGTCCCGCGGACCTCGCGGTCCCGGAATCGGTGGACCCTGCTGAGCTCACCCGCCGCCTGGAAGACGGCGAATGGGTGGTCGACCTCCGCCGCCGCGTGGCGTTTGCCAGCAACCACCTCAAGTGCAGTGTCAGCTTCGAATACGGCAGCGGCTCCAACTTCACCACCTACCTGGGCTGGGTCCTGCCGTGGGATGAGAAGCTCACCCTCGTCGGCTCGCGGGACGACGTCGAAAAAGCCATCCGCGATCTCTCCCGCATCGGCATCGATTCGCCGGATGCCGCCGTCGGAACCGAACCGGGCGCACTGGCGCCGGACGCCGCCGTCGACTCCTACCCGCGCGTCGGCTGGGACGGCCTGCTGGCCGGCCGCGCCGACGGTGACACGGTCCTCGATGTACGGCGGACGGACGAGTTCGCCGCCTCCCACGTGGCCGGAGCCGTCAACGTTCCCGTCCACCAGCTCCTCACCCGCATGGACGAAGTGCCGGCCGGGAAGCTGTGGGTCCACTGCGGAACCGGCTACCGCGCCGGGGTGGCGGCCAGCCTGCTGCAGCGTGCAGGCAGGGACGTGGTGCACCTGGACGCGAGGTTCGAGGATGCCGGAAAAGCCGGCGTCCCCTTGGAGAAGGGCCCTTCGGCGTAA
- a CDS encoding alpha/beta hydrolase, translating to MKRHKYQYGDDPSQWGELFLPDAPGTRGVVVVIHGGYWRSQYGAELGEPLARDLAMHGMPAWNLEYRRAGNGGGWPHTFEDVLAGIDKLRDVAAMHGLGLERVVALGHSAGGHLAVWAAGRSRLGQLGAPDADRQLQRKNDDGAVHLTGVVSQAGLLNLAEAEKLNLSNGAVSNLLGGSSAKYPKRHKFVDPMSAVPLGVPVYAVHGSDDDDVPASQSLTYAGAAKAAGAPVQLLNVPGDHFSLIDPKAPAYRKCRDLVQELLG from the coding sequence GTGAAGCGGCATAAGTACCAATACGGCGATGACCCCAGCCAGTGGGGCGAACTCTTCCTGCCGGACGCACCTGGAACCCGGGGCGTGGTGGTGGTCATCCACGGCGGGTACTGGCGCTCGCAGTACGGCGCCGAACTGGGCGAACCGCTGGCCAGGGACCTCGCCATGCACGGAATGCCGGCCTGGAACCTGGAGTACCGGCGTGCCGGCAACGGCGGGGGCTGGCCGCACACTTTCGAGGACGTCCTGGCGGGCATCGACAAGCTCCGGGACGTTGCCGCGATGCACGGGCTAGGCCTCGAAAGAGTGGTGGCGCTGGGCCACTCGGCCGGCGGGCACCTTGCAGTCTGGGCGGCTGGCCGTTCCCGCCTGGGGCAGCTCGGCGCGCCGGACGCTGACCGCCAGCTGCAGCGGAAGAACGACGACGGTGCCGTGCACCTTACCGGGGTGGTCAGCCAGGCCGGACTCCTGAACCTGGCCGAGGCCGAAAAGCTGAACCTCAGCAACGGCGCGGTCAGCAACCTGCTGGGCGGTTCGTCAGCGAAGTACCCGAAACGGCACAAATTTGTTGACCCGATGAGCGCGGTCCCGCTGGGTGTCCCCGTTTACGCGGTCCACGGCAGCGACGACGACGATGTTCCCGCAAGCCAATCCCTGACCTACGCCGGCGCGGCCAAGGCCGCGGGTGCGCCCGTGCAGCTGCTGAACGTGCCCGGCGACCACTTTTCCCTGATTGACCCCAAGGCGCCGGCCTACCGCAAGTGCCGGGACCTGGTGCAGGAACTCCTGGGCTGA
- a CDS encoding YbhB/YbcL family Raf kinase inhibitor-like protein, which produces MSSHHSPSLNVSSESFQDGQTLPPAQRSGKMRAGGKDESPQLSWSGAPAGTKGYAVTVFDPDAPGRGGFWHWAVLDLPAGATSLPAGAGAEGGRLLPAGALQLKNDGGFHGYLGAAPPPGHGPHRYIVTVYALDVEHLGLDAGFSPAKLEAKLAGHVLGRGTLTGIFER; this is translated from the coding sequence ATGTCTTCCCACCATTCGCCGTCCCTGAACGTCAGCAGCGAGTCCTTCCAGGACGGCCAAACCCTGCCGCCCGCCCAGCGCAGCGGCAAGATGCGCGCCGGCGGCAAGGATGAATCGCCGCAGTTGAGCTGGAGCGGTGCGCCGGCCGGAACCAAGGGCTATGCGGTCACGGTGTTCGATCCCGATGCCCCGGGCCGTGGCGGTTTCTGGCACTGGGCGGTGCTGGACCTCCCCGCGGGCGCCACGTCGTTGCCCGCCGGTGCGGGCGCCGAGGGCGGCCGGCTCCTTCCGGCCGGTGCGCTGCAGCTGAAGAACGACGGGGGCTTCCACGGCTACCTCGGGGCCGCGCCGCCGCCCGGACACGGCCCGCACCGCTACATCGTCACCGTCTACGCCCTCGACGTGGAGCACCTCGGCCTGGACGCCGGGTTCAGCCCGGCAAAGCTGGAAGCCAAACTGGCCGGGCACGTGCTGGGCCGCGGAACTCTCACCGGCATCTTCGAGCGCTGA
- a CDS encoding putative bifunctional diguanylate cyclase/phosphodiesterase: MFTDGDPRLGKLLDGIVRLAAGELHSRIEVSPARDELDAVIMGTNLLAEDLQIMYQELEQRVELRTRLLNEAHLEMQKMALTDSLTGLANRAALVSAINEALAETGQGGLPPALLLLDLDAFKGINDTLGHAAGDQVLAAVGERIKGSVRDTDTVARLGGDEFAVLMPATTLARAASVGNRILASLDGQVELENDSVQCGASMGLCIGGTGQSAEQLLIEADVAMYASKAGGRNRLKVFEPAMLHARQLRSQLIEDLRTAISGSELVLYYQPVVDLTTGRIEGAEALVRWKHPSRGMVMPDEFIPLAEDAGLISELGGWVLRTAVRQLRDWRAEGRAGDEFSMRINISPTDLQRLEFIEEVRDALSEAELNPELLVLELTEGAIVSGNELDRYSLNSLRKLGVGLEIDDFGTGYSSISYLRRLPVDKVKVDRSLLKDLGTDPAQPALIAAILQLIRACGLEAVWEGVENAEQAEHLASIGCVSAQGYYFGRPVPADEFAAVLDAQRASRHGG; encoded by the coding sequence ATGTTCACTGACGGCGATCCGCGCCTGGGCAAGCTGCTGGACGGGATCGTCCGCCTTGCCGCAGGAGAGCTGCACTCCAGGATTGAAGTGTCCCCCGCCAGGGACGAACTGGATGCCGTCATCATGGGAACCAACCTCCTCGCCGAGGACCTGCAGATTATGTACCAGGAGCTGGAACAGCGGGTGGAACTGCGCACACGGCTGCTCAACGAGGCGCATCTGGAAATGCAGAAGATGGCACTCACGGACTCTCTCACGGGCCTGGCGAACCGTGCCGCCCTGGTCAGCGCCATTAATGAGGCACTGGCGGAGACCGGGCAGGGTGGCCTGCCGCCGGCGCTCCTGCTGCTGGACCTTGACGCCTTCAAGGGCATCAACGACACCCTTGGCCATGCTGCCGGTGACCAGGTCCTGGCCGCAGTCGGGGAGCGCATCAAAGGTTCAGTCCGCGACACGGACACAGTGGCCCGCCTGGGCGGAGACGAATTCGCGGTACTGATGCCCGCTACCACGCTGGCCCGCGCCGCGAGCGTGGGCAACCGCATCCTCGCTTCCCTGGACGGCCAGGTGGAACTCGAGAACGACTCCGTCCAGTGCGGTGCCAGCATGGGGCTGTGCATTGGTGGAACCGGCCAGAGCGCGGAACAGCTGCTCATCGAGGCTGATGTGGCCATGTACGCGTCCAAGGCCGGGGGCCGCAACCGGCTCAAGGTGTTCGAACCGGCGATGCTGCACGCCCGCCAATTGCGCAGCCAGCTCATTGAGGACCTGCGGACGGCCATTTCCGGCTCGGAGCTGGTGCTTTATTACCAGCCCGTGGTGGACCTGACCACAGGGCGGATCGAAGGCGCGGAAGCCCTGGTCCGCTGGAAGCACCCGTCCCGCGGGATGGTGATGCCGGACGAATTCATTCCGCTGGCGGAAGACGCCGGACTCATTTCCGAGCTGGGCGGCTGGGTCCTGCGCACCGCCGTACGGCAGTTGAGGGACTGGCGGGCAGAGGGCCGTGCGGGCGACGAATTCTCCATGCGCATCAACATCTCCCCCACGGACCTTCAGCGCCTCGAGTTCATCGAAGAGGTCCGGGATGCCCTCAGCGAGGCGGAGCTCAACCCGGAACTGCTGGTTCTCGAGCTGACCGAAGGTGCCATCGTCAGCGGCAACGAACTGGACCGCTACTCCTTGAACAGCCTGCGGAAGCTGGGTGTGGGGCTGGAAATCGACGACTTCGGCACTGGCTACTCCTCGATCAGCTACCTGCGCAGGCTCCCCGTGGACAAGGTCAAAGTGGACCGCTCGCTGCTGAAGGACCTGGGGACGGACCCGGCCCAGCCAGCCCTGATAGCGGCAATCCTCCAGCTGATCCGGGCCTGCGGCCTCGAGGCGGTCTGGGAAGGCGTGGAGAACGCGGAACAGGCAGAGCATCTGGCCAGCATCGGCTGTGTCAGCGCTCAGGGATATTACTTCGGCCGGCCGGTCCCGGCGGACGAGTTCGCAGCCGTGCTGGATGCTCAGCGGGCGTCACGCCACGGCGGCTAA
- the nhaA gene encoding Na+/H+ antiporter NhaA: MSPAPTPAPDAKPRTVLGYGSYAESLRIGEILRKETVGGALLVAAAVIALIWANSPVSDSYFALRDYKIGYEPWHLELSLGAWAADGLLAIFFFLVGLELKREFVAGDLRQLNKSIVPVAAAAGGVLVPALIYAAVNIYSPETLRGWAIPTATDIAFAVAVLAIIGSHLPSALRIFLLTLAVVDDLIAISIIAFFYSSDIQAAPLLLALIPLALYAFLAQRYRRFFGAHFMAAWAILLPLGIVTWALVHASGIHATVAGVLLGFAVPVLRSKASGGPEAGPGLAEIFEHRFRPISAGVAVPIFAFFSAGVAVGGWEGLGSALADPVAIGIIMALVLGKPIGIMGTTWILTKATRARLDGSFKWIDVFGVSLLAGIGFTVSLLVAELSFGHGSLHDDHAKVGILAASLLAAILATVVLRARNRQYRRAEELEKVDSDQDGIPDVYQHESRG, translated from the coding sequence ATGAGCCCCGCACCCACGCCCGCCCCCGACGCCAAACCACGCACCGTCCTTGGCTACGGCAGTTACGCCGAATCGCTGCGCATCGGTGAGATCCTGCGCAAGGAAACAGTCGGCGGCGCCCTCCTGGTGGCCGCTGCCGTCATCGCCCTGATCTGGGCAAACTCGCCGGTCTCCGACAGCTACTTCGCCTTGCGGGACTACAAAATCGGCTACGAACCCTGGCATCTCGAGCTGAGCCTGGGCGCCTGGGCAGCCGACGGACTGCTGGCCATCTTCTTCTTCCTGGTTGGCCTCGAACTGAAGCGTGAGTTCGTGGCAGGCGACCTCCGCCAGCTCAACAAATCGATCGTGCCCGTGGCGGCCGCGGCCGGCGGCGTGCTTGTTCCCGCGTTGATCTACGCCGCCGTGAACATCTACAGCCCGGAAACCCTGCGCGGCTGGGCCATCCCCACCGCAACGGACATCGCGTTCGCCGTCGCGGTGCTGGCCATCATCGGCTCGCACCTGCCCAGCGCCCTGCGCATCTTCCTGCTCACCCTGGCGGTGGTGGACGACCTCATCGCCATCAGCATCATCGCGTTCTTCTACTCCAGCGACATCCAGGCGGCCCCGCTGCTGCTCGCCCTCATCCCGCTTGCCCTGTACGCCTTCCTGGCCCAGAGGTACCGCCGCTTCTTCGGTGCCCACTTCATGGCTGCCTGGGCCATCCTGCTGCCGCTCGGCATCGTCACCTGGGCACTGGTGCACGCCTCCGGCATCCACGCCACGGTGGCCGGTGTCCTGCTCGGATTCGCCGTGCCGGTCCTTCGGTCCAAGGCCAGCGGGGGTCCCGAAGCAGGCCCCGGCCTCGCGGAGATCTTCGAACACCGGTTCCGTCCCATTTCCGCCGGCGTGGCCGTTCCCATCTTCGCCTTCTTCTCCGCCGGTGTGGCCGTAGGCGGCTGGGAAGGCCTGGGTTCCGCCCTGGCTGACCCCGTGGCCATCGGCATCATCATGGCGCTCGTCCTCGGCAAGCCGATCGGCATCATGGGCACCACCTGGATCCTCACCAAAGCCACCAGGGCGCGGCTGGACGGATCCTTCAAGTGGATCGATGTTTTTGGCGTCTCGCTGCTGGCCGGAATCGGCTTCACCGTGTCCCTGCTCGTCGCGGAACTCAGCTTCGGCCACGGCAGCCTGCACGATGACCACGCCAAGGTGGGCATCCTGGCCGCATCGCTGCTCGCCGCAATCCTGGCCACCGTGGTGCTGCGGGCCAGGAACCGCCAGTACCGCCGCGCGGAGGAACTCGAGAAGGTCGACTCGGACCAGGACGGCATCCCCGACGTCTACCAGCACGAAAGCCGTGGCTGA
- a CDS encoding ATP-binding protein, producing MRATHVTLQCTQPGTEGGSVVIQTAENSLVPRTAIVADPDSGRLSATAGVLVAAGFEVSTASSHEILTGLLEQHKPSIIVADHSFGGPPVDAPLLLLVDLADESAAESLRTLGMADYIAKPAAPDELVHRADVLISRAAQRSDARQSAERLREKLRLVSSNIRATHDPRLISDCLVTGFGETFGADRVLFTTFDDDRVPRISAEWHRPGLPPVPDGLGLQESSAHRVADRLWSEAEVLAVEDHHVHEWSPEDQELAAWSEDMGPWASAFVPVGEGKSSLGVIWIAQLDEPRVWTRTEISLIQHVAGNVAYGLIQSHLMSAQQQVVKQLRQLDQAKTDFLATVNHELRTPLTSISAYLDMIQDGVGGPVPPEVSRMLDIIVRNSERLRRLIEDMLTVSRQDYDGANLHLGPVQLGHTLQIVTVALRPLAELGDVSISLELCDGDPAIIADEVQLEQVFTNLVSNAIKFTPRGGRIVVSCRFQAMTDGEPGVNVHVRDTGVGIPEEEIPHLFTRFFRASNATSTAVPGSGLGLAIAHDIVKSHRGYLAVSSELGAGTTITVQLPVSGP from the coding sequence ATGCGTGCGACCCATGTCACCCTACAATGTACTCAACCGGGGACCGAAGGGGGCAGTGTGGTAATTCAGACGGCGGAGAATTCACTCGTACCACGCACGGCCATCGTGGCGGATCCGGACAGCGGACGCCTGTCCGCCACGGCCGGGGTCCTGGTAGCCGCGGGGTTCGAGGTCTCCACGGCCTCAAGCCACGAAATTTTGACCGGGCTCCTGGAGCAGCACAAGCCCAGCATCATCGTCGCGGACCATTCGTTTGGGGGCCCGCCCGTGGATGCACCACTGCTTCTCCTCGTCGATCTGGCCGACGAATCCGCGGCGGAAAGCCTCCGGACGCTCGGCATGGCGGACTACATCGCGAAGCCTGCCGCGCCGGACGAGCTGGTCCACAGGGCGGACGTCCTGATCAGCCGCGCCGCACAACGCTCCGACGCCCGGCAAAGCGCCGAACGGCTGCGTGAAAAGCTCCGCCTGGTCTCCTCCAACATCCGTGCCACGCACGATCCCCGCCTGATTTCGGATTGCCTGGTGACGGGATTCGGGGAGACGTTCGGTGCCGACCGCGTACTGTTCACCACGTTCGACGACGACCGCGTGCCCCGGATTTCCGCCGAGTGGCACCGTCCCGGCCTCCCCCCGGTCCCGGACGGACTGGGGCTCCAAGAGTCCTCCGCGCACCGCGTAGCGGACCGGCTGTGGTCGGAGGCCGAAGTTCTTGCGGTGGAGGACCACCACGTCCACGAATGGTCCCCTGAGGACCAGGAACTGGCGGCCTGGTCAGAAGATATGGGCCCGTGGGCGTCCGCATTCGTTCCCGTGGGCGAGGGAAAGTCATCGCTGGGCGTCATATGGATTGCGCAGCTGGACGAGCCGCGGGTCTGGACACGCACCGAAATCTCCCTGATCCAGCACGTTGCCGGCAACGTGGCGTACGGGCTCATCCAAAGCCATCTGATGAGCGCCCAGCAACAGGTGGTCAAGCAACTGCGGCAGCTTGACCAGGCGAAGACCGACTTCCTGGCCACCGTCAACCATGAGCTCCGGACCCCGCTGACGTCCATCTCCGCCTACCTGGACATGATCCAGGACGGTGTGGGGGGGCCCGTGCCCCCCGAAGTGAGCCGGATGCTGGACATCATTGTCCGTAACTCAGAGCGGCTCCGCCGGCTGATCGAGGATATGCTCACCGTTTCCCGCCAGGACTACGACGGCGCCAACCTGCACCTGGGTCCGGTCCAGCTGGGGCACACCCTGCAGATCGTGACGGTGGCGCTGCGTCCGCTGGCGGAACTGGGTGACGTTTCCATCTCACTGGAGCTCTGCGACGGCGACCCCGCGATTATCGCCGATGAAGTCCAGCTGGAGCAGGTGTTTACCAACCTTGTTTCAAATGCCATCAAATTCACGCCACGCGGAGGCAGGATTGTTGTCAGCTGCCGTTTTCAGGCAATGACGGACGGGGAGCCGGGGGTAAATGTTCATGTCCGCGACACGGGGGTCGGAATCCCGGAGGAAGAAATCCCGCATCTTTTTACCCGGTTTTTCCGTGCCTCCAATGCCACTTCCACTGCCGTGCCGGGCAGCGGCCTGGGGCTTGCCATTGCGCACGACATCGTGAAGTCGCACAGGGGGTATTTGGCGGTCAGCTCCGAGCTCGGCGCAGGCACCACCATCACTGTTCAGCTGCCCGTTTCCGGCCCGTAA
- a CDS encoding Cof-type HAD-IIB family hydrolase: MRLVASDIDGTILGHDGKISHRTIRAFHACRDAGVELVFVTGRPPRWLHPLEDQLGHAGTVICSNGAVVWDLEAGRLVSARSLALDAVFEARRIIKQLRPSALFAAETLTGFHLEPGFIENDSSELLSEFTPAPLASTLTPDDAVVKFLAIVREGTADDFLAEVSPAVAHLASATHSAPTVAMLELALPGVNKAVTLAEYAATLGIDAADVVAFGDMPNDIEMLRWAGDGYAMASGHPEAIRAAGQQAPHFDDDGVAQILEAKLAGLGVKPV; encoded by the coding sequence ATGCGGCTGGTAGCAAGTGACATTGACGGAACGATCCTCGGGCATGACGGCAAAATCAGCCATCGGACCATCCGCGCCTTCCACGCGTGCCGTGACGCCGGCGTCGAACTGGTCTTCGTGACCGGACGTCCGCCCCGCTGGCTGCACCCCCTGGAGGATCAGCTGGGGCATGCAGGAACGGTGATCTGCTCGAACGGCGCAGTGGTGTGGGACCTCGAGGCAGGCCGCCTGGTGTCCGCACGCTCGCTTGCCCTGGACGCGGTCTTCGAAGCGCGCCGCATCATCAAGCAGCTGCGGCCGTCTGCGCTGTTTGCCGCGGAAACCCTCACCGGCTTCCACCTGGAACCGGGCTTCATCGAAAACGACTCCAGTGAACTCCTGTCCGAGTTCACCCCCGCTCCGCTGGCCAGCACCCTCACCCCGGACGACGCCGTGGTGAAGTTCCTGGCGATCGTCCGTGAAGGCACCGCCGACGACTTCCTGGCCGAGGTGTCACCCGCGGTGGCGCACCTCGCTTCGGCCACCCACTCAGCACCCACCGTGGCCATGCTGGAGCTCGCCTTGCCGGGCGTCAACAAAGCCGTGACGCTGGCCGAATACGCCGCCACCCTGGGCATTGACGCCGCTGATGTCGTGGCGTTCGGGGACATGCCCAACGACATAGAGATGCTGCGCTGGGCGGGCGACGGTTACGCAATGGCCAGTGGCCACCCGGAGGCCATCCGGGCAGCGGGGCAACAGGCGCCCCATTTCGACGACGACGGCGTGGCCCAGATCCTCGAAGCCAAGCTCGCCGGACTTGGCGTGAAGCCCGTCTAG
- a CDS encoding glycerophosphodiester phosphodiesterase, which yields MTDSQPFFAAGSASARIAMAHRGFSPDGLENSMAAFRAAVELGYRYLEMDVHTTADGVLLVFHDPSLDRVTDGQGRIARLPAGTVARARIGGVEPIPLFEEMVRAFPDVRLNLDVKDWNSVTGLAAAIERYGVHDQVLIASFSDRRRRAVVKQLSRPVAASAGMVSNALFTMLGPVLPGAVMRRLLRGVHALQVPVSYGGIRVVTPAFVRRAHRHGLQVHVWTINDPAEMDRLLDLGVDGIVTDRADLLKQVLQDRGQWD from the coding sequence TTGACGGACTCCCAGCCTTTCTTCGCCGCCGGAAGCGCCTCGGCGCGGATTGCGATGGCGCACCGCGGGTTTTCTCCGGACGGGCTGGAAAACTCGATGGCGGCGTTCCGCGCGGCCGTCGAACTCGGCTACCGGTACCTGGAAATGGATGTTCACACCACCGCCGACGGCGTGCTCCTGGTGTTTCACGACCCCTCGCTGGACCGTGTCACTGACGGGCAGGGCCGCATCGCCCGGCTCCCTGCCGGGACCGTTGCACGGGCACGGATCGGCGGCGTGGAACCCATCCCGCTCTTCGAAGAGATGGTCCGGGCCTTTCCCGACGTGCGGCTAAACCTTGATGTCAAGGATTGGAACTCTGTGACCGGCCTTGCCGCCGCGATTGAGAGGTACGGCGTTCACGACCAGGTACTGATTGCGAGCTTCTCCGACCGCCGGCGCCGGGCTGTCGTTAAGCAGTTGAGCCGGCCGGTCGCGGCGTCCGCCGGCATGGTTTCCAACGCTCTGTTCACAATGCTCGGCCCGGTTCTTCCGGGAGCGGTCATGCGGCGGCTCCTGCGGGGCGTCCACGCGCTTCAGGTTCCGGTCAGCTACGGTGGCATCCGGGTGGTCACGCCGGCCTTTGTCCGCCGCGCCCACCGGCACGGCCTCCAGGTCCATGTGTGGACCATCAACGATCCCGCAGAGATGGACCGGCTCCTGGACCTTGGCGTTGACGGCATCGTCACCGACCGGGCAGATCTCCTCAAACAGGTGCTCCAGGACCGGGGGCAGTGGGATTAG